A single region of the Streptomyces caelestis genome encodes:
- a CDS encoding DUF5134 domain-containing protein has product MGSPALNWTLAAVSALAAVVSTARLAAADGREARFAAGGDLVMAGGMAAMFLPATAHSFGDHSLWWVAAFTAVGLGGAALSVRHARLHGWRHGRRWAHHIIGSAAMVIMTLAMPGTDSAPVLALGGHSMAGMNHGHGRGSDTAGTAGMAGMEGTAGMEGMAHSSGMTAHDMTADAAHNSASSDATSVWRAVLLALAVYFLLSIVAAVWARLRGTGPRAGAGRAAGKGRWARRFLALPDAIVVFAASLAISVWDRARPGGDRRRAHAAAGNRSRRRPPGTSPGAALTAHIGMGGTMCAMLVMMAA; this is encoded by the coding sequence ATGGGAAGTCCGGCCCTGAACTGGACGCTGGCGGCGGTCTCCGCACTCGCGGCCGTCGTGAGCACGGCCCGGCTGGCCGCCGCCGACGGCAGAGAGGCCCGGTTCGCGGCCGGAGGCGATCTCGTCATGGCCGGCGGCATGGCCGCGATGTTCCTGCCCGCGACGGCGCACAGTTTCGGAGACCACAGCCTGTGGTGGGTGGCGGCGTTCACGGCCGTCGGCCTCGGCGGCGCGGCCCTGTCCGTACGCCACGCTCGGCTGCACGGCTGGCGACACGGCCGCCGCTGGGCGCACCACATCATCGGCAGTGCCGCCATGGTGATCATGACACTCGCCATGCCGGGCACCGACTCCGCGCCGGTCCTCGCTCTGGGCGGGCACTCGATGGCCGGCATGAATCATGGGCACGGGCGCGGATCCGACACCGCGGGGACTGCGGGCATGGCCGGGATGGAGGGCACGGCCGGGATGGAGGGCATGGCCCACTCCTCGGGGATGACCGCCCACGACATGACAGCCGACGCCGCCCACAACTCCGCGTCGTCAGACGCCACTTCCGTGTGGCGTGCCGTCCTGCTCGCCCTCGCCGTGTACTTCCTGCTCTCGATCGTCGCCGCCGTGTGGGCGCGGCTCCGTGGCACCGGCCCACGAGCGGGTGCGGGCCGCGCCGCGGGCAAGGGTCGCTGGGCGCGGCGGTTCCTCGCCCTGCCCGACGCGATCGTGGTGTTCGCCGCGTCCCTGGCCATCTCCGTCTGGGACAGGGCCCGCCCGGGAGGCGACAGGCGCCGGGCCCACGCGGCAGCGGGCAACCGCAGCCGCCGTCGCCCACCGGGCACGTCACCGGGCGCGGCGCTGACGGCCCACATCGGCATGGGCGGCACGATGTGCGCCATGCTCGTCATGATGGCCGCCTGA
- a CDS encoding (2Fe-2S) ferredoxin domain-containing protein, with the protein MSKRSRRTAATASAPSAGAARCTVTVCRGCCCGTPKIPGFDHAAQLRGLRQALDGTATVRVTDCLDACEHANVVVVQPSPAGRAAGGRPVWLGLVNDPDATADITTWIEQGGPGLADPPGILDLYGFTPSRRVRGQVEG; encoded by the coding sequence GTGAGCAAGCGCTCCCGCCGTACCGCCGCTACCGCTTCCGCTCCGTCCGCGGGGGCGGCGCGGTGCACGGTCACCGTCTGCCGGGGGTGCTGCTGCGGCACGCCGAAGATCCCCGGCTTCGACCATGCGGCTCAACTGCGCGGCCTTCGCCAGGCGCTCGACGGCACCGCGACCGTCCGCGTCACCGACTGCCTGGACGCCTGCGAGCACGCCAACGTCGTCGTCGTGCAGCCCTCGCCCGCCGGCCGTGCGGCAGGCGGCCGGCCGGTGTGGCTCGGCCTGGTCAACGACCCCGACGCCACCGCCGACATCACGACCTGGATCGAACAGGGCGGGCCCGGCCTCGCCGACCCGCCCGGCATCCTCGACCTGTACGGCTTCACACCGTCCCGGCGGGTGCGGGGGCAGGTGGAGGGCTGA
- a CDS encoding universal stress protein → MAIRARRYARGCRSRVCGEAYLPLGPTTLHLAQGSVDRAAERARQRNPDVKITVDIVPEEAEVALLREARHAAAVVTRGRGPIRGALLGSVSRSLATHATGPVIVVRGTSGNRQGTNGRIVIGVGEAATGTAAIRFAFREAEARRCALDAVRVWRRPAHRPLAHPLFTGVPGHHDEDQAATPLDDALRAPEHEHPDVPVHRVTAEGPARHVRPAHALGHGRPARPRRPSTPGAALAAPRPCGARRAPARRLPGRGGAATWKRGAIGVMPTRRRCR, encoded by the coding sequence GTGGCGATACGGGCGCGCCGCTACGCGCGCGGGTGCCGGAGCCGGGTTTGCGGCGAGGCGTACCTGCCCCTGGGGCCGACGACGCTGCACCTGGCCCAGGGCAGTGTCGACCGGGCGGCCGAACGGGCTCGGCAGCGCAACCCGGATGTGAAGATCACGGTCGACATCGTTCCCGAGGAGGCCGAGGTGGCGCTGCTGCGGGAGGCGCGCCACGCCGCCGCCGTCGTGACCCGGGGCCGGGGACCGATCAGGGGAGCGCTGCTGGGTTCGGTCAGCCGCTCCCTGGCGACGCATGCCACCGGCCCGGTGATCGTGGTCCGGGGCACCTCAGGGAATCGGCAAGGAACCAACGGCCGCATCGTGATCGGAGTGGGGGAGGCGGCGACCGGCACGGCGGCGATCCGGTTCGCGTTCCGCGAGGCCGAAGCGCGGCGCTGCGCGCTGGACGCCGTACGCGTGTGGCGTCGCCCCGCCCACCGTCCCCTGGCGCATCCGCTGTTCACCGGGGTTCCCGGCCACCACGACGAGGATCAGGCAGCGACTCCGCTCGACGACGCCCTGCGCGCCCCGGAGCACGAACACCCGGACGTACCGGTGCACCGCGTCACCGCCGAGGGTCCGGCCCGCCACGTCCGTCCTGCTCACGCACTCGGCCACGGCCGACCTGCTCGTCCTCGGCGCCCCTCGACGCCAGGGGCAGCTCTCGCGGCCCCTCGGCCGTGTGGCGCACGCCGCGCTCCAGCACGCCGACTGCCCGGTCGCGGTGGTGCCGCGACGTGGAAACGGGGCGCCATTGGTGTGATGCCGACGCGACGGCGTTGTCGCTGA
- a CDS encoding ATP-binding protein produces the protein MTQASPDTATISLPIGSDADLAWVRQRVRQTAAELGFGLVQQTKLVTAASELARNTLVHGGGGRLEITALAAGPNRGLRLTFLDTGPGIRDLQQAMTDGFTTGGGLGLGLSGAKRLVNEFCLDSRPGAGTTVTIAAWASGAPSPRSGAG, from the coding sequence ATGACGCAGGCCTCTCCCGACACCGCCACGATCAGCCTGCCGATCGGCTCGGACGCTGACCTCGCCTGGGTCAGACAGCGGGTGCGGCAGACCGCGGCGGAGCTCGGGTTCGGCCTGGTGCAGCAGACGAAGCTGGTCACCGCGGCCAGCGAACTGGCCCGCAACACCCTCGTGCACGGCGGCGGTGGCCGCCTCGAGATCACTGCCCTGGCCGCAGGGCCGAACCGCGGGCTGCGCCTGACCTTCCTGGACACCGGCCCCGGCATCCGTGACCTCCAGCAGGCCATGACGGACGGCTTCACCACCGGTGGCGGCCTGGGGCTGGGGTTGAGCGGAGCCAAACGGCTGGTCAACGAGTTCTGCCTCGACAGCCGGCCCGGCGCAGGCACCACCGTCACCATCGCCGCCTGGGCGTCCGGCGCTCCCTCCCCCCGCTCGGGGGCGGGATGA
- a CDS encoding STAS domain-containing protein, translating into MNSRPFGDLTPVPVLALGDVLLVTLPGELHDGIAEQLQQDITHRIAQGNTSGVVIDISGVEIIDSFLGRVLAEIASAARLLAARTVVAGMRPAVAITLAELGLTLPGLHTVLNTERAMDLLASPRSPAQEGT; encoded by the coding sequence ATGAACAGCCGGCCCTTCGGCGACCTGACACCCGTGCCGGTCCTGGCGCTGGGAGACGTTCTTCTGGTCACGCTGCCGGGCGAGTTGCACGACGGCATCGCTGAGCAGCTGCAACAGGACATCACCCACCGCATCGCACAGGGAAACACCTCCGGTGTGGTGATCGACATCTCCGGCGTGGAGATCATCGACTCGTTCCTGGGGCGCGTCCTGGCCGAGATCGCCTCCGCTGCCCGACTGCTGGCCGCACGAACGGTGGTGGCCGGGATGCGGCCGGCCGTGGCGATCACGCTCGCGGAGCTGGGGCTCACGCTGCCCGGTCTGCACACCGTCCTGAACACCGAACGCGCGATGGACCTGCTCGCCTCCCCACGCAGCCCGGCCCAGGAGGGCACATGA
- a CDS encoding STAS domain-containing protein — protein sequence MEQHAAADSAAARLVGSFLERRRERIAQRWADEPLFRMVFTVSRDEAVEASKAVVDALSAVAATGRLEDIEAPGFRAVRDQLGRMVASRARSGFASAQIADEIAGLRGSVTEVLRGEFPDPAAPDAKDCVLSLALLMGTLRLVVVETALSAREELIARQRRQLLEVATPVITLWQGVIAVPLIGTLDSARSQVVMENLLNAVVSEQARYAILDITGVPTVDTLVAQHLMKTVAAARLMGAECIVSGIRPAIAQTIVHLGIDLGTVLTRAGLADALAHALERQGIEVSPHAPAGASRA from the coding sequence GTGGAACAGCACGCGGCTGCCGACTCGGCGGCAGCACGGCTGGTGGGGTCCTTCCTGGAACGCCGGCGGGAGCGGATCGCCCAGCGCTGGGCGGACGAGCCCCTGTTCCGCATGGTGTTCACCGTCTCCCGGGACGAGGCCGTGGAGGCGTCCAAGGCCGTGGTGGACGCGTTGTCCGCGGTGGCCGCCACCGGCCGGCTGGAGGACATCGAGGCGCCTGGATTCCGGGCGGTGCGCGACCAGTTGGGACGTATGGTCGCCTCTCGGGCCCGCAGTGGGTTCGCGTCCGCACAGATCGCCGACGAGATCGCCGGCCTGCGCGGGTCGGTCACCGAAGTGTTGCGTGGCGAGTTCCCGGATCCGGCCGCTCCCGACGCCAAGGACTGTGTGCTGTCGCTGGCCCTGCTGATGGGCACGCTTCGCCTCGTGGTGGTGGAGACGGCGCTGAGCGCCCGCGAGGAGCTGATCGCCCGGCAGCGCCGGCAGCTGCTGGAGGTGGCCACCCCGGTGATCACACTGTGGCAGGGCGTCATCGCCGTCCCCTTGATCGGCACCCTGGACAGCGCCCGCAGCCAGGTGGTCATGGAGAACCTGCTGAACGCGGTGGTCAGCGAGCAGGCCCGGTATGCCATCCTCGACATCACCGGCGTGCCCACCGTCGACACCCTGGTCGCCCAGCACCTGATGAAGACCGTCGCCGCGGCCCGGCTGATGGGCGCCGAGTGCATCGTCTCCGGCATCCGCCCCGCCATCGCCCAGACCATCGTCCACCTCGGCATCGACCTGGGAACGGTGCTCACCCGTGCCGGACTGGCCGACGCCCTCGCCCACGCACTGGAACGGCAGGGCATCGAAGTGAGCCCGCATGCTCCTGCCGGTGCGAGCAGGGCATGA